One genomic region from Streptomyces sp. NBC_00457 encodes:
- a CDS encoding glycoside hydrolase, with protein MHVTHPRTTHPRKRSALLTAAAALAVAGPLISAPPASAADPVAAEVSPYAAQTIDNIGASGAWWVNDLKNFDPKVQARVAKLLFSSQGLDLSNYRYNIGGGGTAVTTPSRAPEDFRNDDGTYDWSKDKGGRTFLSYAAKYGVENLVAFVNSAPAEWKTNGKSCGGYLKAENEQDFAKYIADITDHFAKRGQRFDHISPFNEPTNSFDSCGQEGMLVDVDQRDDIVRALGAEQDARRQKTGIIADESTSTVKFNDEVPRWISQPGTAQYVDKLAHHTYDNPSDANRAQVYETAKKAGIESWSTEVCCFGKGGTGWAQEYDPTIDGGLNLSRIIHKDFATAHDSAFHWWVALSEMIGTDPYAKNDSGWNDGLIYYDPDYATNGNQTLYFTKRYYALGQYSKFVKPGSVAHNVTGVPDGVEVSTYDRNGKWVVVVNNHNATDSSLKLHFNSKTPVRASQAVRTSADENWAKVAKPAVRGSTVSASLPARSITTYVLDQKGRGSSAITGALQGQQSGKCLTADASGAAINACTGADAQDWSYDAKGALKGSGGYLTAGSAGLTISAAFTGDAGQRWLLNSNGQIVNEASGTCLDVGGQATADGSKVGLWSCNGGTNQAWFRQ; from the coding sequence ATGCACGTGACCCACCCCCGCACCACTCACCCCCGCAAGAGATCGGCCCTCCTGACAGCCGCAGCCGCACTCGCTGTCGCAGGCCCTCTCATATCCGCCCCGCCCGCGAGCGCCGCCGACCCGGTGGCCGCGGAAGTCTCCCCCTACGCCGCCCAGACCATCGACAACATCGGTGCGTCCGGCGCCTGGTGGGTCAACGACCTGAAGAACTTCGACCCCAAGGTCCAGGCCCGGGTGGCGAAGCTGCTCTTCTCGTCGCAGGGCCTGGACCTGAGCAACTACCGCTACAACATCGGCGGTGGCGGCACGGCGGTCACCACCCCGTCCCGCGCCCCTGAGGACTTCCGGAACGACGACGGGACGTACGACTGGAGCAAGGACAAGGGCGGCCGTACGTTCCTGTCCTACGCCGCGAAGTACGGCGTCGAGAACCTCGTCGCCTTCGTGAACAGCGCGCCCGCCGAGTGGAAGACCAACGGCAAGAGCTGCGGCGGCTATCTGAAGGCGGAGAACGAGCAGGACTTCGCGAAGTACATCGCCGACATCACCGACCACTTCGCCAAGCGTGGCCAGAGATTCGACCACATCAGCCCCTTCAACGAGCCGACGAACAGCTTCGACTCCTGCGGCCAGGAGGGCATGCTCGTCGACGTCGACCAGCGCGACGACATCGTGCGGGCGCTCGGCGCCGAGCAGGACGCGCGGCGCCAGAAGACCGGCATCATCGCCGACGAGTCCACCAGCACGGTCAAGTTCAACGACGAGGTCCCCCGCTGGATCTCCCAGCCGGGCACGGCCCAGTACGTCGACAAGCTCGCCCACCACACGTATGACAACCCCAGCGACGCCAACCGCGCGCAGGTCTACGAGACGGCCAAGAAGGCCGGCATCGAGTCCTGGTCCACCGAGGTCTGCTGCTTCGGCAAGGGCGGCACCGGCTGGGCGCAGGAGTACGACCCGACGATCGACGGCGGTCTGAACCTCTCCCGGATCATCCACAAGGACTTCGCGACCGCGCACGACTCGGCGTTCCACTGGTGGGTCGCCCTGTCGGAGATGATCGGCACCGACCCGTACGCGAAGAACGACTCCGGCTGGAACGACGGCCTGATCTATTACGACCCCGATTACGCCACGAACGGCAACCAGACCCTGTACTTCACCAAGCGCTACTACGCGCTCGGCCAGTACAGCAAGTTCGTCAAGCCGGGCTCGGTCGCGCACAACGTGACGGGAGTGCCGGACGGCGTCGAGGTGTCGACGTACGACCGCAACGGCAAGTGGGTCGTGGTCGTCAACAACCACAACGCGACGGACAGTTCGCTGAAGTTGCATTTCAACAGCAAGACGCCGGTGCGGGCTTCGCAGGCCGTACGGACGTCGGCGGACGAGAACTGGGCGAAGGTGGCCAAGCCGGCGGTGCGCGGATCGACCGTCTCCGCCTCCCTGCCCGCCCGGTCCATCACGACGTACGTCCTCGACCAGAAGGGCCGCGGCAGTTCGGCGATCACGGGCGCGCTGCAGGGGCAGCAGTCCGGGAAGTGCCTGACGGCGGACGCCTCCGGGGCCGCGATCAACGCCTGCACGGGCGCGGACGCGCAGGACTGGTCGTACGACGCGAAGGGCGCGCTGAAGGGCTCCGGCGGCTATCTGACGGCCGGGAGTGCGGGCCTGACGATCAGCGCGGCCTTCACGGGTGACGCCGGTCAGCGCTGGCTGCTCAACTCCAACGGGCAGATCGTGAACGAGGCGTCCGGGACGTGCCTGGACGTCGGCGGACAGGCGACGGCCGACGGCAGCAAGGTGGGCCTTTGGTCCTGCAACGGCGGGACCAATCAGGCCTGGTTCCGTCAGTAA
- a CDS encoding carbohydrate ABC transporter permease → MTTTAPDVRKPAKAKRPGGVMSNTGLYIATCVAAVLFLVPFYLIVRNAFMTDPEITGEEWKWFPTDIQWGNVTEPFDDVTVDFARSMWNSLVVAVLHTTGILLICSLAGYGLARIPYKHANKVFYVVLATLMVPTAVTFVPSFVLVSSLGWVDSYRGLIIPGLFSGFTCFLFRQYFLGFPKELEEAARVDGLGYWGAYWRVVVPNSLNFFAAIATITFIAGWNAFLWPLVIGQDPSAWTVQVALSTYATNQSVNYHLIFMATAISILPLVFVFLFLQRWLVQGIAQTGIKG, encoded by the coding sequence GTGACCACCACAGCACCCGACGTCAGGAAGCCGGCGAAGGCCAAGCGCCCCGGCGGCGTCATGAGCAACACCGGTCTCTACATCGCGACCTGCGTGGCCGCCGTCCTCTTCCTCGTCCCGTTCTATCTGATCGTCCGCAACGCCTTCATGACGGACCCGGAGATCACGGGCGAGGAGTGGAAGTGGTTCCCCACCGACATCCAGTGGGGCAACGTCACCGAGCCGTTCGACGACGTCACGGTCGACTTCGCCCGGTCGATGTGGAACTCGCTGGTCGTCGCCGTCCTGCACACCACGGGCATCCTCCTGATCTGCTCGCTGGCCGGATACGGCCTCGCCCGCATCCCGTACAAGCACGCCAACAAGGTCTTCTACGTCGTACTGGCCACCCTGATGGTGCCCACGGCCGTGACCTTCGTGCCGAGCTTCGTGCTCGTCTCGTCGCTCGGCTGGGTGGACAGCTACCGCGGTCTCATCATTCCGGGCCTGTTCAGTGGTTTCACCTGCTTCCTGTTCCGGCAGTACTTCTTGGGGTTCCCGAAGGAGCTGGAGGAGGCGGCGCGTGTGGACGGGCTCGGCTACTGGGGCGCGTACTGGCGTGTCGTCGTGCCCAACTCGCTGAACTTCTTCGCGGCGATCGCGACGATCACCTTCATCGCGGGCTGGAACGCCTTCCTGTGGCCCCTGGTCATCGGCCAGGATCCCAGCGCGTGGACGGTGCAGGTCGCCCTCTCGACGTACGCGACCAACCAGTCCGTCAACTACCACCTGATCTTCATGGCCACGGCCATTTCCATCCTGCCCCTGGTGTTCGTGTTCCTCTTCCTCCAACGCTGGCTGGTCCAGGGGATCGCGCAGACCGGCATCAAGGGCTGA
- a CDS encoding ABC transporter substrate-binding protein, which translates to MSAFSNTNWDRRNVLRAAMGLAAAGGLAACGGNTGRAGGGSGDGLVQYFHAYGEAGVEQAVKKYAKAYKDANVTTQWITGNNFEQKLFAALLTKNAPDVFEFHPQIQLIKSGQVADLTDIIEPVKNDFNAADIKSHTVDGKIYGVRMIDDPQFFFYRPSLFEKAKVEVPTTLEELVEAAAKLKTGKVKGAYLGNDLTPVQHNLIWSAGADTLTADNKAAFNTDEVAEGLKQLRGLFTSGDLLLGAPADWWDPSAFTQGLTAIQWCGMWAMPAMIEALGDDIGIFPFPKVGSAGKESVYNGGWSMFVNAKSKNVEAAKEYVKWLWIDQKEYQEDFATSYGFHIPPRTSLAESATKLKSGLPAEGVKLFNEFGHFDNIGWTQAMIAAVNDVMANSVRKNSDPKSQLAAAEKKVNAELKKLFG; encoded by the coding sequence ATGTCGGCATTCAGCAACACCAACTGGGACCGTCGAAACGTGCTGCGGGCCGCGATGGGTCTGGCCGCCGCCGGCGGACTGGCCGCGTGCGGCGGCAACACCGGGCGAGCCGGCGGAGGCTCGGGCGACGGCCTCGTGCAGTACTTCCACGCGTACGGCGAGGCGGGTGTCGAGCAGGCGGTCAAGAAGTACGCCAAGGCCTACAAGGACGCCAACGTCACCACCCAGTGGATCACCGGCAACAACTTCGAGCAGAAGCTGTTCGCCGCGCTGCTCACCAAGAACGCGCCGGACGTCTTCGAGTTCCACCCGCAGATCCAGCTCATCAAGAGCGGCCAGGTGGCGGACCTGACCGACATCATCGAGCCGGTCAAGAACGACTTCAACGCGGCCGACATCAAGTCGCACACGGTCGACGGCAAGATATACGGCGTCCGGATGATCGACGACCCGCAGTTCTTCTTCTACCGGCCCTCGCTCTTCGAGAAGGCCAAGGTCGAGGTGCCGACCACGCTGGAGGAACTGGTCGAGGCCGCCGCCAAGCTCAAGACCGGCAAGGTCAAGGGCGCGTACCTCGGCAACGACCTCACCCCGGTCCAGCACAACCTGATCTGGTCGGCCGGCGCCGACACCCTCACCGCGGACAACAAGGCCGCCTTCAACACCGACGAGGTCGCCGAGGGCCTGAAGCAGTTGCGTGGCCTGTTCACCAGCGGCGACCTGCTCCTCGGCGCCCCCGCGGACTGGTGGGACCCGTCGGCCTTCACCCAGGGCCTGACGGCGATCCAGTGGTGCGGCATGTGGGCGATGCCCGCGATGATCGAGGCGCTCGGCGACGACATCGGCATCTTCCCGTTCCCGAAGGTCGGCTCCGCCGGCAAGGAGTCGGTCTACAACGGCGGCTGGTCGATGTTCGTCAACGCCAAGAGCAAGAACGTCGAGGCGGCCAAGGAGTACGTGAAGTGGCTGTGGATCGACCAGAAGGAATACCAGGAGGACTTCGCCACCTCCTACGGCTTCCACATCCCGCCGCGCACCTCGCTCGCCGAGTCCGCCACCAAGCTGAAGTCCGGCCTTCCGGCCGAGGGCGTGAAGCTGTTCAACGAGTTCGGCCACTTCGACAACATCGGCTGGACCCAGGCCATGATCGCCGCCGTGAACGACGTGATGGCGAACTCCGTCCGCAAGAACAGTGACCCCAAGTCCCAGCTCGCCGCCGCTGAGAAGAAGGTCAACGCAGAGCTCAAGAAGCTCTTCGGATAG
- a CDS encoding carbohydrate ABC transporter permease, translating into MSTTTTPGVAKNPAPAKVSKARPRRGLRANSTFNFWLFTGPFLIGLVIFVFVPIGWSLYLSFFEARFTVTPSEFVGLENYKQILTDTDFRNSLVTFTVFAAFIVPTTWALSLGLALMVNRLRFMQAFFRSVFFLPTAVSYAAAALIWKMSIFNGVRFGMANTFLGWFGVENIAWLDNPDPPWYWLVIVTVRLWLQAGFYMILFLAALQNIPRELYEAAAIDGAKPGWQTFRYITLPQLRATSTAVILLLLIAAYQAFDEFFILLGKATWGMPPLVELYKMALGENQNYGAGSAGALVLTVLICLVTLLQGKIMGFGRGDESQ; encoded by the coding sequence ATGTCGACCACCACCACACCCGGGGTCGCCAAGAACCCCGCCCCGGCCAAGGTCTCCAAGGCCCGGCCGCGGCGGGGCCTCAGGGCGAACAGCACCTTCAACTTCTGGCTCTTCACCGGCCCGTTCCTGATCGGCCTGGTGATCTTCGTCTTCGTGCCCATCGGCTGGAGCCTGTATCTCAGCTTCTTCGAGGCACGGTTCACGGTCACGCCGAGCGAGTTCGTCGGCCTGGAGAACTACAAGCAGATCCTGACGGACACGGACTTCAGGAACTCCCTCGTCACCTTCACCGTCTTCGCGGCGTTCATCGTGCCCACCACCTGGGCGCTGTCGCTCGGGCTGGCGCTGATGGTGAACCGGCTGCGGTTCATGCAGGCGTTCTTCCGGTCGGTGTTCTTCCTGCCGACCGCCGTCAGCTACGCGGCCGCCGCGCTGATCTGGAAGATGTCCATCTTCAACGGCGTCCGCTTCGGTATGGCCAACACGTTCCTCGGCTGGTTCGGGGTCGAGAACATCGCCTGGCTCGACAATCCCGATCCGCCCTGGTACTGGCTGGTCATCGTGACCGTCCGGCTCTGGCTGCAGGCCGGTTTCTACATGATCCTCTTCCTGGCGGCGCTGCAGAACATCCCCAGGGAGCTGTACGAGGCCGCCGCCATCGACGGCGCCAAGCCGGGCTGGCAGACCTTCCGCTACATCACGCTGCCCCAGCTGCGGGCGACGTCCACCGCGGTGATCCTGCTGCTGCTCATCGCCGCCTACCAGGCCTTCGACGAGTTCTTCATCCTGCTCGGCAAGGCCACGTGGGGCATGCCGCCCCTGGTCGAGCTGTACAAGATGGCGCTGGGCGAGAACCAGAACTACGGCGCGGGCAGCGCGGGTGCGCTGGTCCTGACCGTGCTCATCTGCCTCGTGACCCTGCTCCAGGGCAAGATCATGGGCTTCGGAAGGGGGGACGAGTCCCAGTGA